In Desulfovibrio sp. 86, the following proteins share a genomic window:
- a CDS encoding IscA/HesB family protein, translating to MIQLTDTARKELDTFFADKKKDPIRIYLSAGUGGPRLALALDEPNDQDATEKQAGYTFCMSKSLLDEVKGVSVDLTYMGFTLTPDVPFASEGDGCSSCSSCGSH from the coding sequence ATGATTCAGTTGACCGACACTGCCCGCAAGGAGCTTGATACCTTCTTCGCGGACAAGAAAAAGGATCCGATTCGGATTTACCTCTCGGCTGGTTGAGGCGGCCCGCGCCTCGCTCTGGCTCTGGACGAGCCGAATGACCAGGATGCAACCGAGAAACAGGCTGGGTACACCTTCTGCATGAGCAAGTCTTTGCTGGATGAAGTGAAGGGAGTTTCCGTTGATTTAACCTATATGGGATTCACGCTCACCCCCGACGTGCCCTTTGCTTCAGAAGGCGATGGTTGCAGCAGCTGCTCAAGCTGCGGAAGCCACTAA
- a CDS encoding IscA/HesB family protein — protein MLELTESAQKELAAYFEGKDKSDIRIYLAPGGCSGPRLALALDATTDEDQSEDQGGFTFCINKDLLAQVEGVKIDLTPMGFMVEPNVPLPQSEGGCSGCGGGCGTH, from the coding sequence ATGCTCGAACTTACCGAAAGCGCTCAAAAAGAATTGGCAGCCTACTTTGAAGGCAAGGACAAAAGCGACATTCGCATTTACCTTGCCCCCGGCGGTTGCAGCGGCCCGCGCCTTGCGCTGGCACTCGACGCCACCACAGATGAGGACCAGAGCGAGGATCAGGGCGGCTTCACCTTCTGCATCAACAAGGATCTGCTGGCCCAGGTGGAAGGCGTGAAAATCGACCTCACCCCCATGGGCTTTATGGTGGAGCCCAACGTGCCCCTGCCTCAGAGCGAGGGCGGTTGCTCCGGCTGCGGCGGCGGCTGCGGCACGCATTAG
- the pyrR gene encoding bifunctional pyr operon transcriptional regulator/uracil phosphoribosyltransferase PyrR, whose protein sequence is MNTTLLLEQHEMARMLERLASQIMERHAKCDHVMLVGIERRGADIARRLSALLEERLGHPVLLGTLDINLYRDDWTSLEGKPHIGQSRIPASVDGRVIILVDDVLYTGRTIRAALEALLDYGRPMAVELLAFIDRGHRELPIHADYVGRMVNTSRQERVDVLLAERDGQDAVHLTASPV, encoded by the coding sequence ATGAACACAACCCTGCTGCTCGAGCAGCACGAAATGGCGCGCATGCTGGAACGCCTGGCGTCCCAGATTATGGAGCGCCACGCCAAGTGCGACCATGTCATGCTGGTGGGTATCGAACGGCGCGGCGCTGATATCGCCCGCCGCCTGTCCGCCCTGCTTGAGGAGCGCCTTGGGCATCCCGTGCTGCTGGGCACGCTGGACATAAACCTCTACCGTGACGACTGGACAAGCCTCGAAGGCAAACCCCACATCGGGCAGTCGCGCATACCGGCCAGCGTTGACGGGCGCGTCATTATTCTTGTTGATGACGTGCTGTACACCGGGCGCACCATACGTGCCGCCCTGGAAGCCCTGCTGGACTACGGACGCCCCATGGCTGTGGAATTGCTGGCCTTCATTGACAGGGGACACCGCGAGCTGCCCATTCACGCGGATTATGTGGGCCGCATGGTCAATACCAGCCGCCAGGAGCGCGTTGACGTGCTGCTGGCTGAACGGGACGGACAGGACGCCGTACACCTGACGGCAAGTCCCGTATAG